A single genomic interval of Daucus carota subsp. sativus chromosome 1, DH1 v3.0, whole genome shotgun sequence harbors:
- the LOC108212224 gene encoding ABC transporter G family member 14, with protein sequence MSIHCMVPKPDDTGSEPMEGPPLMSEEPHDRPYLAYPVETNSQSKSHTQVNLYPITLKFEEVVYKVSYEQKGTWCGGTLRTKEKTILNGVTGIVCPGEILAMLGPSGSGKTTLLTALGGRLTGKISGKISYNSHPFSGTIKRRTGFVAQDDVLYPHLTVTETLLYTALLRLPKTLTHDEKTQHVENVITELGLIRCKNSMIGGPLFRGISGGEKKRVSIGQEMLTNPSLLLLDEPTSGLDSTTAQRILTTVKRLASSGRTVITTIHQPSSRLYHMFDKLVLLSEGCPIYYGPASTALEYFLSIGFSTSMSMNPADVLLDLANGIRPESLQTIEQGETTEQEKKSVRQILMSSYENNISPRLRAELFNADVNNYNYPKKDSTKRYVKSEQWCTSWWIQFKVLLLRGLRERRYEAFNKLRIFQVLSVATLGGLLWWKTPESHIDDRIAMIFFFSVFWGFYPLYNAVFTFPQERSMLIKERSSGMYRLSSYFLARTIGDLPLELALPTAFTFIIYWMGGLKPDPITFILTLLVVLYNVLVAQSLGLAIGAILMDLKQATTLASVTTLVFLIAGGYYVRHIPPFIVWLKFLSYSYYCYKLLLGVQYNEDDMYECSKGIYCRIAEIPAVKSMGLNNLAVDVFIMALMLVGYRLVAYLALQRVR encoded by the exons ATGTCTATACATTGCATGGTGCCAAAACCTGATGATACTGGTAGTGAACCCATGGAAGGTCCACCACTCATGTCAGAAGAGCCTCATGACAGACCATATCTTGCTTACCCAGTAGAAACCAATTCACAATCTAAGTCTCATACACAAGTAAACTTGTACCCCATAACTTTGAAG TTTGAGGAGGTTGTATACAAAGTTAGCTATGAGCAGAAAGGAACGTGGTGTGGTGGTACACTGCGCACAAAAGAGAAAACAATACTAAATGgagtaacaggaatagtatgcCCAGGAGAGATATTAGCAATGTTAGGTCCATCTGGAAGTGGAAAAACCACCTTACTAACAGCCCTTGGGGGGCGCCTGACAGGTAAAATATCAGGCAAGATATCATATAACAGTCATCCATTTTCAGGAACCATCAAGAGGCGTACAGGTTTTGTTGCCCAAGATGATGTGTTATATCCCCATCTCACTGTAACCGAAACCCTCTTGTACACTGCACTACTTAGGCTTCCCAAAACTCTTACTCATGATGAGAAAACGCAACATGTGGAGAATGTTATTACAGAGCTCGGGCTCATTCGGTGCAAGAACAGCATGATAGGAGGTCCACTATTCAGGGGAATTTCAGGTGGGGAGAAAAAGAGGGTAAGCATAGGGCAAGAGATGCTCACCAACCCAAGCTTATTGTTGTTAGATGAACCAACCTCGGGTCTGGACTCAACTACAGCTCAGCGGATCCTAACAACTGTCAAACGATTAGCTAGCAGTGGTCGAACAGTGATCACCACGATTCACCAGCCCTCAAGCCGGCTTTACCATATGTTCGACAAGCTAGTGTTGCTGTCCGAAGGGTGCCCAATTTACTACGGCCCTGCATCAACAGCATTGGAGTACTTCTTATCTATTGGTTTTTCCACATCCATGTCTATGAACCCAGCTGATGTCTTGCTTGATCTTGCTAACG GGATACGACCTGAATCACTGCAAACAATTGAGCAAGGTGAAACAACAGAACAAGAGAAAAAATCTGTAAGACAAATCCTCATGTCATCCTATGAAAATAATATCTCTCCACGGTTGCGAGCTGAGCTGTTTAATGCAGATGTCAATAACTACAATTACCCAAAGAAAGATTCCACAA AAAGGTATGTGAAGTCAGAGCAATGGTGCACAAGCTGGTGGATTCAGTTTAAGGTACTGCTTCTAAGGGGATTAAGAGAGAGGAGGTATGAAGCTTTCAATAAGTTAAGGATCTTCCAAGTTCTAAGCGTCGCTACACTTGGCGGGCTGTTGTGGTGGAAGACACCAGAGTCACACATTGATGATCGT ATTGCCATGATATTCTTCTTCTCAGTATTTTGGGGATTCTACCCACTATATAACGCTGTTTTTACTTTTCCCCAAGAAAGAAGTATGCTTATAAAGGAAAGGTCATCTGGAATGTACCGCCTATCATCATACTTCCTGGCCCGAACAATCGGAGACCTTCCACTCGAGCTAGCACTTCCAACTGCCTTTACCTTCATAATCTATTGGATGGGTGGGCTCAAACCTGATCCTATCACATTCATCCTCACTCTTCTCGTGGTTCTATACAATGTCCTTGTCGCCCAAAGCCTTGGCTTAGCCATTGGTGCCATACTAATGGACTTGAAACAAGCGACTACCTTAGCCTCAGTCACAACCCTCGTCTTCCTCATTGCAGGAGGATACTATGTTCGACATATTCCACCTTTCATAGTTTGGCTAAAATTCTTGAGCTACAGCTACTATTGCTACAAGCTTCTTCTTGGCGTACAATACAACGAGGATGACATGTACGAGTGCTCAAAAGGAATCTACTGCCGGATTGCCGAAATTCCAGCGGTGAAATCAATGGGCCTAAATAATTTAGCAGTAGATGTGTTTATTATGGCACTCATGTTAGTCGGCTATCGACTAGTTGCATATCTAGCATTGCAACGGGTGAGGTGA
- the LOC108198624 gene encoding triacylglycerol lipase 2: protein MVVRGWLINGVIIYIASLVSSEVQELYHQENAAVPPSICSGDLSFTKGYRCVDYNVITEDGYILRLWRFHEGRTKESRKERKQPVFMQHGVFTDGRCWFAVSHADQSLAIQLVEQGYDVWIPNTRGTTYSQQHVSSNITYSSEGYWDFTYSEMATYDLRAFLNFVYLETGQKVHYIGHSQGTTMMFAAFSEWKVEERVKSAVMLAPVVFLNHMPFGLTYALAKSYIGEIAGTFGIWDLNIMIEPIGTIIRAICNVLGVDCFNQVFSLLSGKNCCMNSSTIQLWLSFQLQPTSIKNLEHWAQGVRKPIFAQYDYGNPATNMEHYGVPEPPPYDLRKIPKDFPLFLIYGGQDLLSIREDVHILLNKLRSHRIVRELYIDNYAHFDFLQGITAKDVVFPDIVGFMQGID from the exons ATGGTTGTGCGTGGATGGTTGATAAACGGtgtgattatatatatagcGAGTTTAGTAAGCAGCGAAGTACAAGAGCTTTATCATCAAGAGAATGCAGCAGTTCCTCCCAGTATATGTTCAGGTGATCTCAGCTTCACCAAAGGTTATAGATGCGTGGATTATAAT GTGATAACAGAAGACGGGTATATATTAAGATTGTGGCGGTTCCATGAAGGTCGAACCAAAGAGAGTCGCAAGGAACGAAAGCAGCCCGTCTTCATGCAACACGGGGTATTTACG GACGGACGATGTTGGTTTGCGGTGAGCCATGCAGATCAATCCTTGGCAATACAACTGGTGGAGCAAGGCTATGATGTTTGGATTCCCAATACGAGGGGCACCACATATAGCCAACAACATGTTTCGTCAAATATAACTTATTCTTCC GAGGGTTATTGGGATTTCACCTACTCTGAAATGGCAACTTATGATTTACGTGCTTTTCTAAATTTTGTTTACCTTGAAACAGGTCAAAAGGTTCACTACATTGGACATTCACAG GGAACTACAATGATGTTTGCTGCCTTCTCAGAATGGAAAGTAGAAGAGAGAGTGAAATCTGCAGTAATGCTAGCACCGGTTGTTTTCTTAAATCACATGCCATTTGGACTAACTTATGCATTAGCCAAAAGCTACATTGGTGAG ATTGCTGGAACGTTTGGGATATGGGACCTTAATATAATGAT AGAACCGATAGGTACCATTATTCGAGCTATTTGTAATGTATTAGGGGTGGATTGTTTCAATCAGGTGTTTTCACTCCTTTCAG GCAAAAACTGTTGCATGAATTCTTCGACTATTCAACTTTGGTTAAGTTTCCAATTGCAACCTACATCGATCAAAAACTTGGAGCATTGGGCTCAAG GTGTTCGAAAACCAATATTTGCACAATATGACTACGGGAATCCAGCTACAAATATGGAACATTATGGAGTGCCGGAACCTCCTCCTTATGATCTCCGAAAAATTCCGAAGGATTTTCCACTCTTCCTCATATATGGTGGCCAAGATTTGCTTTCTATCAGAGAGGATGTTCATATTTTACTTAATAAATTAAGATCGCATCGTATTGTTCGAGAGCTTTATATTGATAATTATGCTCATTTTGATTTCCTTCAAGGAATCACGGCAAAAGATGTTGTTTTTCCGGATATTGTAGGCTTTATGCAAGGAATAGATTAA
- the LOC108201342 gene encoding triacylglycerol lipase 2 produces the protein MLQEMAVHGWLLVISVLVIVTVSFASSKLQGVSQHNNVAASPHSICSGDFSFTKGYRCQDYDVITEDGYILKLWRFREGRTKESQWEGRKKQKQPVFIQHGVLMNGQCWFVVSHADQSLPLVLVEHGYDVWVSNSRGTTFSQRHISSNNLSLPANYWDFTWSEMASYDLPTFLNFVYLETGQKVHYIGHSQGTTMMFAAFSEWKVQERVKSATMVAPVVYLNHMPFGLVDVLAKAYIGEIAGSFGIPDLNIMTEPIGTIVRALCNVPGVDCFGWIVSLFTGMNCCMNASTVELWFGSQPQPTPIKNLVHWAQGVRKQVFGKYDYGDPATNLEHYGVPEPPPYNILKMPKDFPLFLIYGGGDLLAIRKDVHILLNKLGPDRNIRELYIDNYAHLDFLEAVNAKDLVYPDIISFMRGIR, from the exons atGCTGCAAGAAATGGCTGTGCATGGATGGTTGCTAGTGATAAGTGTCCTAGTTATAGTGACAGTGAGTTTCGCAAGCAGCAAATTACAAGGAGTTTCCCAGCATAACAATGTTGCAGCATCCCCTCATAGTATATGTTCCGGCGACTTCAGCTTCACCAAAGGTTACAGATGCCAGGACTATGAT GTGATAACGGAAGATGggtatatattaaaattgtgGAGGTTCCGCGAAGGCCGAACAAAAGAGAGTCAGTGGGAAGGCAGGAAGAAACAGAAACAGCCAGTCTTCATCCAGCATGGAGTACTAATG AACGGGCAATGTTGGTTCGTAGTAAGCCATGCAGATCAATCTTTACCATTAGTACTTGTTGAACATGGCTATGATGTCTGGGTTTCTAATAGCAGAGGCACCACGTTTAGCCAACGACACATTTCTTCAAATAATTTGAGTTTACCGGCT AATTATTGGGATTTTACCTGGTCTGAAATGGCAAGTTATGATTTACCAACTTTTCTAAATTTCGTCTACCTCGAAACAGGGCAGAAAGTCCATTACATTGGTCATTCCCAG GGAACTACGATGATGTTTGCTGCCTTTTCCGAATGGAAAGTACAAGAGAGGGTAAAATCAGCGACGATGGTAGCTCCTGTCGTTTACTTAAATCACATGCCTTTTGGACTCGTCGATGTATTAGCCAAAGCCTACATTGGTGAA ATAGCCGGATCATTTGGGATACCAGACCTCAATATAATGAC AGAGCCAATAGGCACCATTGTTCGAGCTCTTTGTAATGTTCCAGGAGTAGACTGCTTCGGTTGGATCGTTTCACTCTTTACAG GCATGAATTGCTGCATGAATGCTTCAACTGTTGAACTTTGGTTCGGAAGCCAGCCACAACCTACACCGATAAAGAACCTGGTGCATTGGGCTCAAG GTGTCAGGAAacaagtgtttggaaaatatgaCTACGGTGATCCTGCCACAAATTTGGAACACTACGGAGTACCAGAGCCTCCTCCTTACAACATCCTAAAAATGCCAAAGGATTTTCCACTCTTCCTCATATATGGTGGCGGAGATTTGCTTGCAATTCGGAAGGACGTGCACATTTTACTCAATAAGTTAGGACCAGACCGTAATATTCGCGAGCTTTACATTGATAACTATGCCCATCTGGATTTTCTTGAAGCAGTGAATGCAAAAGATCTTGTTTATCCAGACATTATCAGTTTTATGCGAGGAATACGTTAA